From a single Nothobranchius furzeri strain GRZ-AD chromosome 9, NfurGRZ-RIMD1, whole genome shotgun sequence genomic region:
- the LOC129159940 gene encoding E3 SUMO-protein ligase ZBED1, whose translation MVGNDKKMKYRDRIEWVKRACVVPLFSYAHGGKSMATTEKGESGSLNETEFVFKKGATSVVWNWFGFRPSDTQQSTIFCRRCKRAVAAKGGNTTNLFHHLKQKHFLEYNKAVKARKDASPSTSAVVRPKKLAQQTIGTAINSCTPYDKSSKRWEELTNAVTHCLARDMIPIQSVEKEGFTKMLKTFDSRYKLPTKKYFSKVALPALYEEVRTEVSNTLSSVEFFASTTDMWSSRTSDPYMSLTIHYVDKDWKLKSSALKQVFSPRIIPGKT comes from the coding sequence ATGGTGGGCAATGATaagaaaatgaaatatcgcgataggATAGAATGGGTAAAACGCGCTTGCGTAGTGCCTTTGTTTTCATACGCACATGGCGGGAAAAGCATGGCGACGACGGAGAAGGGCGAAAGCGGCTCGTTGAATGAAAcagaatttgtttttaaaaaaggtgCTACTTCAGTGGTGTGGAACTGGTTCGGTTTCCGCCCGTCCGATAcccaacaaagcacaattttttgTAGAAGATGCAAGCGGGCCGTCGCGGCAAAGGGAGGAAACACCACAAacttatttcatcatttgaaGCAGAAGCACTTTTTGGAGTACAACAAAGCTGTTAAAGCACGCAAAGATGCGTCCCCTTCAACAAGTGCGGTGGTAAGACCAAAGAAGCTGGCTCAACAAACAATCGGCACAGCTATAAATAGCTGCACCCCGTATGACAAAAGTAGCAAACGCTGGGAAGAACTAACTAATGCAGTAACGCATTGTTTAGCCAGGGATATGATTCCCATTCAGAGTGTGGAAAAGGAAGGTTTCACAAAGATGCTTAAAACGTTTGATTCACGCTACAAGCTGCCCACCAAGAAATACTTCTCTAAAGTCGCTTTGCCTGCTTTATATGAAGAGGTTCGTACTGAGGTGTCAAATACATTATCGTCTGTGGAGTTTTTTGCGTCCACCACGGACATGTGGTCAAGCCGAACATCAGACCCCTACATGAGCCTCACAATACATTACGTGGACAAAGACTGGAAGCTAAAATCAAGTGCCTTGAAACAAGTATTTTCCCCGAGGATCATACCGGGGAAAACATAG